GTCGAGCGCGAGAGAAAACCTCCTCTCGCCCGGCTCGTGAAGGTAGCTCACCGTTGGAACCAGCTGGGTGTTGTAGAGCTCGCTCACGATGGTGGCGTAAAGGCGAGAATTGAGGAAGCTTATCAGCGCGTTCATCTCGTTCCCCGGCGGCCTTCTCGTCCGCTTGACTATCCTGAATCCCTCCGGCAGGTGTTCGTCCCAGCGGGCATAGTACTCCTGCCTCACCCTTGCCTCGACGTTCATTACCTCGGTTATCCTGCGGGCATTTTCAAGCTCCTCAAACAGCTCCTCCAGAAGATTGGGAAAGCCGTCGGCAACTTTCCAGCGCTTCAGGTTCTTCTCCATGTTGAGGGCGCTTCCTCTCACGAAGAGCTTCGCCAGAGTGAGACGCTTTTCCCGGTTGAGGTAGTGCTCGGCCTGTGCCACGACCAGGTTTCCGGAATGGAGCTTCTTCCGCGGGTAAAAGCTACCGTCGTAGTGGCCGTAGTGGTTGAAGAAGTGGACGGTTATTCCCTTCTGCGCCAGGAAATGAAGGGC
This window of the Thermococcus siculi genome carries:
- the cas1b gene encoding type I-B CRISPR-associated endonuclease Cas1b, with the translated sequence MRKRSLTLFSDGNLFRRENTLYFENAQGRKPLAVEGIYDVYVYGHVNISSQALHFLAQKGITVHFFNHYGHYDGSFYPRKKLHSGNLVVAQAEHYLNREKRLTLAKLFVRGSALNMEKNLKRWKVADGFPNLLEELFEELENARRITEVMNVEARVRQEYYARWDEHLPEGFRIVKRTRRPPGNEMNALISFLNSRLYATIVSELYNTQLVPTVSYLHEPGERRFSLALDLSEIFKPIMADRIATRLVKQGVIKKEHFRGELNGVLLTKEGMKTVLEHYNKELGKSVRHPGLKKNVTKQRLIRLEAYKLMRHVLGINEYEPLVAWF